A genome region from Bombus terrestris chromosome 10, iyBomTerr1.2, whole genome shotgun sequence includes the following:
- the LOC100642356 gene encoding probable E3 ubiquitin-protein ligase HERC4: MANWNKKRRLACEPVIEVQKSLLKKEDMFCWGNTRHGELGLGGIEDEIILVPCEVDFKKASEIQQIACGENYTVVITHDGKIYSCGNNDYGQLGHEQGRKRLQLILGLDAFVFKKAACGAYHTIAVNEWGQLFSWGSNSEGQLGLNSKNFMECSPRMVKTLGTSIIVQIACGMKHALALTNNGELYSWGSNSEGQLGLGVDIRCEMKPKLINTLAGVPIAFIACGGYHSIAISKSGAIFGWGKNTFGQLGLNDTQNRNLPYQLQTLRNAKVCYAACGEEFSVFLTVDGGVFTCGAGMYGQLGHGSNNNEILPRQVMELMGSTVTQISCGKRHTLALVPSQGRVYAWGLGGAGQLGNNSTRSTTTPQVVRGPWVAPNGSSMMDFDKQFSSCTVGYVVKHIFTGGDHCFATVVTQNDNIKPDDCRTLESSSQILTITEEQLMTCQRVPPNSSVDHELMTYLETVFKSLSCVNGSFLFKNDARYGCSSKHHGVDLDQATKLFGIIRELDNSTIQEVIFTCISESLIPSFVNLPSKIISPEFLRIYLILPLYHGFVNPLNCNLLHKPFCKAILESRPEVLEIVKNWWLEAPSHYFERLVRVHKSVVLHYVKQSNPNKGILWDATLQDILDSLGLLHKLNNEDSEGNKVPYSTFHLPELVELIDIRADYIKWISERESFSHRKVFCHYPFLLDANAKIILLETDQAIQMQSAMNEAATRAVMNQIFLDPFSVDPRHHNQFVILNVSRENIVADTLRELAQYNSSDLKKPLRVKFHGEEAEDAGGVRKEFFMLLLREILDPKYGMFKQYEETRVIWFSEDSFEDENMYFLIGILCGLVIYNFIIIDLPFPLALYKKLLHEPVALNDIKDMSPVFAKSMQNILDYEEADFEEVFGLHFEVVREVFGEKKIYELTPNGSKVPVTLKNKKQFVDLYVDYTLNTSVEPHFNAFYKGFHKVCGGRVLELFHSYELMAVVVGNEDYDWEELERNASYKEGYTKDDPTIVLFWQVFRELTLEEKKKFLLFLTGSDRIPIQGMRAIRITIQPMNDERLLPVAHTCFNLLDLPRYQTRERLRYKLLQAIQQTHGFSLV, from the exons atg GCAAATTGGAATAAAAAACGACGTTTGGCCTGTGAGCCTGTTATAGAAGTGCAAAAATCTCTacttaaaaaagaagatatgTTTTGTTGGGGTAATACTAGACATGGAGAATTAGGTTTAGGTGGTATAgaggatgaaattattttagttCCATGTGAAGTTGATTTTAAAAAAGCTTCAGAAATTCAGCAAA TTGCTTGTGGTGAAAATTATACAGTGGTTATTACTCATGATGGCAAAATATATTCATGTGGAAATAATGACTATGGACAACTTGGTCATGAACAAGGAAGGAAAAGATTAC aattaatACTTGGATTAGATgcatttgtatttaaaaaagcagCTTGTGGAGCATATCATACCATAGCAGTAAACGAATGGGGTCAATTGTTTAGTTGGGGATCTAATTCAGAAGGTCAACTAg gtttaaattctaaaaattttatGGAATGTTCACCACGTATGGTAAAGACTCTAGGTACAAGTATTATAGTACAAATAGCTTGTGGTATGAAACATGCTCTTGCATTAACAAATAATGGAGAATTATACAGCTGGGGTTCTAATAGTGAAGGGCAACTTGGTTTAGGTGTTGATATTAGATGTGAAATGAAACCTAAACTTATCAATACTTTAGCTGGTGTTCCTATTGCTTTTATTGCCTGTGGAGGATATCATAGCATAGCTATATCAAAATCAG GAGCTATATTTGGATGGGGGAAAAATACATTTGGGCAGTTAGGGCTAAATGATAcacaaaatagaaatttaccATATCAATTGCAAACATTACGAAATGCAAAAGTATGTTATGCAGCTTGCGGAGAagaattttctgtatttttgacAGTT GATGGTGGAGTATTTACATGTGGTGCAGGAATGTATGGTCAATTAGGACATGGgagtaataataatgaaattttacctCGTCAAGTTATGGAACTTATGGGTAGTACAGTTACACAG atCTCATGTGGTAAAAGACATACCTTGGCATTGGTACCATCACAAGGTAGAGTTTATGCATGGGGCTTGGGTGGTGCAGGCCAGTTAGGTAACAATTCTACTCGAAGCACAACAACTCCACAAGTAGTACGTGGTCCATGGGTTGCACCAAATGGCTCTTCGATGATGGACTTCGATAAGCAATTCAGTTCTTGTACAGTTGGCTATGTTGTTAAACATATTTTCACTGGTGGAGATCATTGTTTTGCTACAGTAGTTACACAAAAT GATAATATAAAACCAGATGACTGTAGAACATTGGAAAGCTCCTCTCAAATTCTTACAATAACTGAAGAACAATTAATGACATGTCAACGAGTTCCACCAAATTCATCTGTTGATCATGAACTTATGAC ATATTTAGAAACGGTATTTAAAAGTCTATCCTGTGTAAATGGATCATTCTTATTTAAAAACGATGCTCGTTATGGATGTTCAAGTAAGCATCATGGAGTGGATCTTGATCAAGCAACTAAATTATTCGGAATTATTAGAGAATTGGATAATAGCACAATTCAAGAAGTA atatttactTGTATATCAGAAAGTTTGATTCCTTCCTTTGTTAACTTACCATCTAAGATAATTTCTCCAGAATTTTTAAGAATCTATTTAATATTACCTCTGTATCATGGTTTCGTAAATCCacttaattgtaatttattacataAGCCATTCTGCAAAGCTATTTTAGAATCACGTCCAGAAGTTcttgaaattgttaaaaattggtGGCTTGAAGCACCGTCTCATTATTTTGAGAGATTAGTTAGAGTTCATAAGTCAGTTGTTCTGCATTATGTAAAACAATCTAATCCAAATAAG ggTATATTATGGGATGCAACGTTGCAAGATATATTAGATTCTTTAGGCTTGCTACATAAATTGAACAATGAAGATTCTGAAGGCAATAAAGTACCTTATTCTACATTTCATTTGCCAGAATTAGTAGAGCTTATAGACATAAGGGCCGATTACATAAAATGGATTTCAGAAAGAGAATCTTTTTCA CATCGGAAGGTGTTTTGTCATTATCCATTCCTTCTTGACGCAAATGCTAAAATCATATTGCTTGAAACGGACCAAGCTATTCAG ATGCAATCAGCAATGAATGAGGCAGCAACCCGAGCTGTAATGAATCAAATATTTCTTGATCCATTTTCTGTAGACCCACGACATCATAATCAGTTTGTAATATTAAACGTTTCACGGGAAAATATAGTTGCTGATACTTTACGAGAATTGGCACAATATAACTCTAGTGACTTAAAAAAGCCTCTTCGA GTAAAATTTCATGGCGAGGAAGCAGAAGATGCAGGTGGAGTTAGAAAGGAGTTTTTTATGTTATTACTAAGAGAAATTCTAGATCCCAAATATGGCATGTTCAAACAATATGAAGAAACTAGAGTTATTTGGTTCAGTGAAGATTCATTTGAGGATGAAaacatgtattttttaattggaatcCTTTGTGGActagttatttataattttataattattgattTACCATTTCCATTAGCTCTATATAAGAAATTGTTACATGAACCAGTTGCCTTAAATGATATCAAAGATATGTCACCAGTTTTTGCCAA GAGTATGCAAAATATACTTGATTACGAAGAAGCAGATTTTGAAGAAGTCTTTGGTTTACACTTCGAAGTGGTCAGGGAAGTGTTtggagaaaaaaagatatatgaaCTTACACCAAATGGTAGTAAAGTTCCTGTTACATTGAAAAATAA gAAACAATTTGTTGACTTATATGTAGATTATACATTAAACACATCTGTGGAACCTCATTTTAATGCTTTTTATAAAGGTTTTCATAAAGTTTGTGGCGGTCGTGTGTTGGAATTATTTCACAGTTACGAACTTATGGCCGTTGTAGTAGGAAATGAAGATTACGATTGGGAGGAATTAGAAAGGAATGCAAGTTATAAAGAAGGATATACAAAAGATGACCCTACGATTGTGCTATTTTGGCAAGTGTTTCGCGAACTTACattagaggaaaagaaaaagtttttgttatttttaacagGAAGTGATAGAATACCTATACAAGGCATGAGAGCGATTAGG attaCGATACAACCAATGAATGATGAACGTTTACTACCCGTTGCTCATACATGTTTCAATTTACTTGATCTACCACGATATCAAACCCGAGAAAGgttacgatataaactattacaagcAATTCAGCAAACCCATGGCTTTTCTTTAGTGTAA
- the LOC100649678 gene encoding probable serine/threonine-protein kinase samkC isoform X6: protein MKGTGDLEVASVVGLKRVAWPPPPEDQDLDFVEQGPVQAKTRGIGDLASYQSSPSSGSSPQPPSTIARSSTRSAVPSSPSPVSPGGTLRQPSHFQLQSAPKGWRPVTPPATSPISQQPIQPNWYNQQQQQDHRAQQHPQDYSSPRLAQTHAPAVFEAPPSTITLRPEPPISQAPAPVYQAQPAATKAPVSGNMRGDLKWPPASVRAQTEAENRARMELAKGPAVRPRRVHKDYSGFFAQHALNSTYPGYRAPPGTQYFTPSYHN, encoded by the exons ATGAAAGGTACAGGTGACTTGGAGGTAGCGTCAGTTGTTG GACTTAAGCGCGTAGCTTGGCCTCCACCTCCGGAAGATCAGGATTTGGATTTCGTGGAACAAGGACCCGTACAAGCGAAG ACTCGTGGAATCGGTGATCTCGCCTCGTACCAGAGCAGTCCCTCGTCAGGTTCATCACCCCAGCCGCCTTCGACGATCGCTCGTTCGTCGACTCGAAGTGCCGTTCCATCGTCTCCGTCGCCCGTTAGCCCTGGTGGAACACTACGACAACCGTCACACTTTCAACTTCAGTCAGCGCCAAAGGGTTGGCGACCGGTAACACCACCGGCTACTTCTCCCATCTCGCAACAACCGATACAACCGAATTGGTACaatcagcaacaacaacaagatCATCGTGCTCAG CAGCATCCTCAAGATTATAGTTCACCACGACTGGCACAAACTCACGCCCCTGCCGTTTTTGAAGCACCACCGTCCACAATCACACTTCGCCCGGAGCCTCCAATCTCACAG gcACCAGCGCCAGTTTACCAAGCACAACCTGCCGCGACAAAGGCTCCAGTAAGCGGAAACATGAGGGGAGACTTGAAGTGGCCGCCTGCATCGGTGAGAGCTCAAACGGAAGCCGAAAACAGAGCTAGGATGGAATTAGCGAAAGGTCCTGCTGTTAGACCTCGCAGAGTGCACAAGGACTATAGCGGATTTTTCGCTCAACACGCTTTGAACAGTACCTATCCTGGTTATCGAGCTCCGCCAGGCACTCAATACTTCACCCCTTCTTATCATAATTAG
- the LOC100649678 gene encoding probable serine/threonine-protein kinase samkC isoform X3 translates to MKSDTSEGELVIDFNQLAKPANLQNSAVLRMLEEEEARQRGGQPRLKRVAWPPPPEDQDLDFVEQGPVQAKTRGIGDLASYQSSPSSGSSPQPPSTIARSSTRSAVPSSPSPVSPGGTLRQPSHFQLQSAPKGWRPVTPPATSPISQQPIQPNWYNQQQQQDHRAQQHPQDYSSPRLAQTHAPAVFEAPPSTITLRPEPPISQAPAPVYQAQPAATKAPVSGNMRGDLKWPPASVRAQTEAENRARMELAKGPAVRPRRVHKDYSGFFAQHALNSTYPGYRAPPGTQYFTPSYHN, encoded by the exons ATGAAATCTGATACCTCTGAAGGAGAATTAGT GATCGATTTCAATCAACTCGCCAAACCAGCGAATTTACAAAACAGTGCGGTCTTACGAATGCTTGAAGAGGAAGAAGCAAGGCAACGAGGTGGTCAACCTA GACTTAAGCGCGTAGCTTGGCCTCCACCTCCGGAAGATCAGGATTTGGATTTCGTGGAACAAGGACCCGTACAAGCGAAG ACTCGTGGAATCGGTGATCTCGCCTCGTACCAGAGCAGTCCCTCGTCAGGTTCATCACCCCAGCCGCCTTCGACGATCGCTCGTTCGTCGACTCGAAGTGCCGTTCCATCGTCTCCGTCGCCCGTTAGCCCTGGTGGAACACTACGACAACCGTCACACTTTCAACTTCAGTCAGCGCCAAAGGGTTGGCGACCGGTAACACCACCGGCTACTTCTCCCATCTCGCAACAACCGATACAACCGAATTGGTACaatcagcaacaacaacaagatCATCGTGCTCAG CAGCATCCTCAAGATTATAGTTCACCACGACTGGCACAAACTCACGCCCCTGCCGTTTTTGAAGCACCACCGTCCACAATCACACTTCGCCCGGAGCCTCCAATCTCACAG gcACCAGCGCCAGTTTACCAAGCACAACCTGCCGCGACAAAGGCTCCAGTAAGCGGAAACATGAGGGGAGACTTGAAGTGGCCGCCTGCATCGGTGAGAGCTCAAACGGAAGCCGAAAACAGAGCTAGGATGGAATTAGCGAAAGGTCCTGCTGTTAGACCTCGCAGAGTGCACAAGGACTATAGCGGATTTTTCGCTCAACACGCTTTGAACAGTACCTATCCTGGTTATCGAGCTCCGCCAGGCACTCAATACTTCACCCCTTCTTATCATAATTAG
- the LOC100649678 gene encoding probable serine/threonine-protein kinase samkC isoform X4, whose amino-acid sequence MLAQSRIDFNQLAKPANLQNSAVLRMLEEEEARQRGGQPRLKRVAWPPPPEDQDLDFVEQGPVQAKTRGIGDLASYQSSPSSGSSPQPPSTIARSSTRSAVPSSPSPVSPGGTLRQPSHFQLQSAPKGWRPVTPPATSPISQQPIQPNWYNQQQQQDHRAQQHPQDYSSPRLAQTHAPAVFEAPPSTITLRPEPPISQAPAPVYQAQPAATKAPVSGNMRGDLKWPPASVRAQTEAENRARMELAKGPAVRPRRVHKDYSGFFAQHALNSTYPGYRAPPGTQYFTPSYHN is encoded by the exons ATGCTCGCCCAAAGCAG GATCGATTTCAATCAACTCGCCAAACCAGCGAATTTACAAAACAGTGCGGTCTTACGAATGCTTGAAGAGGAAGAAGCAAGGCAACGAGGTGGTCAACCTA GACTTAAGCGCGTAGCTTGGCCTCCACCTCCGGAAGATCAGGATTTGGATTTCGTGGAACAAGGACCCGTACAAGCGAAG ACTCGTGGAATCGGTGATCTCGCCTCGTACCAGAGCAGTCCCTCGTCAGGTTCATCACCCCAGCCGCCTTCGACGATCGCTCGTTCGTCGACTCGAAGTGCCGTTCCATCGTCTCCGTCGCCCGTTAGCCCTGGTGGAACACTACGACAACCGTCACACTTTCAACTTCAGTCAGCGCCAAAGGGTTGGCGACCGGTAACACCACCGGCTACTTCTCCCATCTCGCAACAACCGATACAACCGAATTGGTACaatcagcaacaacaacaagatCATCGTGCTCAG CAGCATCCTCAAGATTATAGTTCACCACGACTGGCACAAACTCACGCCCCTGCCGTTTTTGAAGCACCACCGTCCACAATCACACTTCGCCCGGAGCCTCCAATCTCACAG gcACCAGCGCCAGTTTACCAAGCACAACCTGCCGCGACAAAGGCTCCAGTAAGCGGAAACATGAGGGGAGACTTGAAGTGGCCGCCTGCATCGGTGAGAGCTCAAACGGAAGCCGAAAACAGAGCTAGGATGGAATTAGCGAAAGGTCCTGCTGTTAGACCTCGCAGAGTGCACAAGGACTATAGCGGATTTTTCGCTCAACACGCTTTGAACAGTACCTATCCTGGTTATCGAGCTCCGCCAGGCACTCAATACTTCACCCCTTCTTATCATAATTAG
- the LOC100649678 gene encoding probable serine/threonine-protein kinase samkC isoform X5, producing MLEEEEARQRGGQPRLKRVAWPPPPEDQDLDFVEQGPVQAKTRGIGDLASYQSSPSSGSSPQPPSTIARSSTRSAVPSSPSPVSPGGTLRQPSHFQLQSAPKGWRPVTPPATSPISQQPIQPNWYNQQQQQDHRAQQHPQDYSSPRLAQTHAPAVFEAPPSTITLRPEPPISQAPAPVYQAQPAATKAPVSGNMRGDLKWPPASVRAQTEAENRARMELAKGPAVRPRRVHKDYSGFFAQHALNSTYPGYRAPPGTQYFTPSYHN from the exons ATGCTTGAAGAGGAAGAAGCAAGGCAACGAGGTGGTCAACCTA GACTTAAGCGCGTAGCTTGGCCTCCACCTCCGGAAGATCAGGATTTGGATTTCGTGGAACAAGGACCCGTACAAGCGAAG ACTCGTGGAATCGGTGATCTCGCCTCGTACCAGAGCAGTCCCTCGTCAGGTTCATCACCCCAGCCGCCTTCGACGATCGCTCGTTCGTCGACTCGAAGTGCCGTTCCATCGTCTCCGTCGCCCGTTAGCCCTGGTGGAACACTACGACAACCGTCACACTTTCAACTTCAGTCAGCGCCAAAGGGTTGGCGACCGGTAACACCACCGGCTACTTCTCCCATCTCGCAACAACCGATACAACCGAATTGGTACaatcagcaacaacaacaagatCATCGTGCTCAG CAGCATCCTCAAGATTATAGTTCACCACGACTGGCACAAACTCACGCCCCTGCCGTTTTTGAAGCACCACCGTCCACAATCACACTTCGCCCGGAGCCTCCAATCTCACAG gcACCAGCGCCAGTTTACCAAGCACAACCTGCCGCGACAAAGGCTCCAGTAAGCGGAAACATGAGGGGAGACTTGAAGTGGCCGCCTGCATCGGTGAGAGCTCAAACGGAAGCCGAAAACAGAGCTAGGATGGAATTAGCGAAAGGTCCTGCTGTTAGACCTCGCAGAGTGCACAAGGACTATAGCGGATTTTTCGCTCAACACGCTTTGAACAGTACCTATCCTGGTTATCGAGCTCCGCCAGGCACTCAATACTTCACCCCTTCTTATCATAATTAG